Proteins encoded together in one Falco peregrinus isolate bFalPer1 chromosome 2, bFalPer1.pri, whole genome shotgun sequence window:
- the SHISA3 gene encoding protein shisa-3 homolog has product MAGRRRALLLLLLRCLLLGLLGGGGGGQPGGGEYCHGWVDGQGGYHEGFQCPEGFDTAAATICCGSCALRYCCAAAEARLEQGGCTNDREPPDPGVTAQPIYVPFLIVGSIFIAFIIVGSLVAVYCCTCLRPKQPSQPIRFSLRSYQTETLPMILASTSFRTPSRQSSTATSSSSTGGSVRRFSFPRAEPGCLVASPPPPYTSGCFQTAHAVHLTQPSGFLVSPPYFGYPLQPEPALAGKSCSDFSQS; this is encoded by the exons atggcggggcggcggcgggcgctgctgctgctgctgctgcgctgcctcctgctggggctgctgggcggcggcggcgggggccagCCCGGCGGCGGCGAGTACTGCCACGGCTGGGTGGACGGGCAGGGCGGCTACCACGAGGGCTTCCAGTGCCCCGAGGGCTTCGACACGGCGGCCGCCACCATCTGCTGCGGCTCCTGCGCGCTGCGCTACTGCTGCGCCGCCGCCGAGGCTCGCCTGGAGCAGGGCGGCTGCACCAACGACCGGGAGCCCCCGGACCCGGGAGTCACCGCCC aaCCGATCTACGTGCCGTTCCTCATTGTTGGATCGATATTTATTGCCTTCATCATCGTGGGCTCGCTGGTAGCAGTTTATTGTTGCACGTGCCTAAGACCTAAACAACCATCGCAGCCGATAAGATTTTCTCTGCGGAGCTACCAGACCGAGACTCTTCCCATGATCCTGGCCTCCACAAGCTTCAGGACGCCGTCCCGGCAGTCCAGTACTGCGACAAGCTCCAGTTCGACCGGTGGCTCGGTTCGCAGGTTCTCCTTCCCCCGGGCAGAGCCGGGGTGCCTCGTGGCATCGCCACCCCCACCGTACACATCTGGCTGTTTCCAGACAGCCCATGCAGTCCATCTCACTCAGCCGTCGGGATTTCTGGTGTCACCACCGTACTTTGGGTATCCTCTCCAGCCAgagcctgccctggctgggaagagctgctccGATTTCAGTCAGAGCTGA